TAATAAGATGTTTTTACCCAGCGACTGGACGAAACAGTCCCGCCAGTACTCGTAAAACGGCCTGTCGGAGCGGGTATTGGGCGCTGTAGCCAATTTTTCGAATTTATCGACCAGCAGCACGATGGGGCGGTTCTCCTTATCGGCGATTTGATTGAGGATCTCGGCCAGCTTTTTCGCCTGCTCGGCCTGCAAGTCTTTGAGAAACAGCCGATATTTCTTTCGATCCAATTTTTTATCGGCAAACTTCTGGCGCAGGGCGGTGATCCCCTCGGCGGCTAATCCCGTCACCACATCGGTGACGCCTTTGATGGGCTGTTCCCCCACCACTGCCGCCACGCCAGGCACGGCCGCTGCAATGGCTTTCGACGCCACGGCCGAGATGGCGCTGGCCACCTTCTGAGCATTCTCGGGATTGACCGTGGCCTCCTCATCGATCTTCTTTTCGATGTCCGCCACCGTCTCCAGAAATTTAATGTAGTCATCGAAATATTTTTTGAAAGACTTTTCCAGTTGGGTGTGGATGTCGTTGAACAATACTTCCAGCGACATGTTGGTCTGGTTGCAGTCCAGGTACATGGTGAACGGTTTTTTGGGGTGTTGATCGGCAATGCGCTGGCACTCTTTCAACAGCCAGGTCTTGCCCATACCGCTTTTGCCGTGAAACAGCAGGATGGGCGGCTTTTCCTTGCTATCGCATAATGTGGTCAGCGCCGCTTTGAAGGCCAATAGTTCGTCGTCACGATCCACAAAGTAATCCATGGGGCATTTGCTCAGTTGATTCGATTCAATTTTAAAATGTGTTGGCTTAATATAATCGAAATCGCCTCGAATGTCAAGCAGAAAATCACTCCCCGAAATGATGTTGCGTTTATTTTGAATAGTCTAAAGCCTGAAATTCAAAAATAAGAAGTTCAAAATAAAATCGCCCCAAGGAAACCACGAAAGACCACAGAAGATATTTTTGAAAGATAAAATTTCGTGTTATTCCGTTTGTTCAATGGATAAAATTTTTTAAATTGCTTGAGTTCATTTTAGAATTTAAAGAAGAATAGAGTTCTGCAGAATTAAAATTTTGCGGTCATTCCGAGCGGATCCTCCATTTGGCGGAGGGGTGAGGAATCTGCAGTTTATATAGAGTCAATTGATTGACAAGATTCTCCGCTTCGCTCGGAATGACAAAATTGTTTCTTTTGCAAAAATCTAAAGAATTATATAAAGGGGTTTTTCTCCACCTTGCTACTTCAACAGCAGGATTTTCATTTTTGAGGTCGTTTTTTCGGCTGTCACTCGAACGAAGTAGATCCCAGCCGAAAGCGCAGTGCCATGTTGATCCTTCCCAGTCCATATTGCAGCATGCGGTCCAGCCGATTGGGGTTCATTAATAAGCAGCGCCACGCGGCGTCCCAGGGTATCGAATAGCTCCAATTTGATATGGCAAGCTTGAGGCAGATAATATTGGATAACAGTCGCAGCGTTGAATGGATTGGGATAGCAAGAGAACAATCCAAAATCTGAGGGAGGATGTTTCGCAGGTG
This DNA window, taken from candidate division KSB1 bacterium, encodes the following:
- a CDS encoding ATP-binding protein; the encoded protein is MDYFVDRDDELLAFKAALTTLCDSKEKPPILLFHGKSGMGKTWLLKECQRIADQHPKKPFTMYLDCNQTNMSLEVLFNDIHTQLEKSFKKYFDDYIKFLETVADIEKKIDEEATVNPENAQKVASAISAVASKAIAAAVPGVAAVVGEQPIKGVTDVVTGLAAEGITALRQKFADKKLDRKKYRLFLKDLQAEQAKKLAEILNQIADKENRPIVLLVDKFEKLATAPNTRSDRPFYEYWRDCFVQSLGKNILL